The following proteins are encoded in a genomic region of Saccharopolyspora antimicrobica:
- a CDS encoding ABC transporter substrate-binding protein encodes MRRTFALIMAALFLTGCTAAESQADGLRVENCGSVETFARPPQRVVSLNQHATEILVALGLGDRLVGTAFPDDHVPPPEVAAGYADVPLLSDRYPSYERILEAEPDLVVGGYASAFDEAEGRGREAFAKNGINTLLLSESCASEPAGMDALLADISMFGEALGLQDNARQLNAGIEERVRAVEQRLQGVAPVDVFVYDSGEQTAFTLGGNGVGNDALTRAGARNVFGDVPKVFEDVSWEQVATRAPAAIVLVDYLGAPVQHKQAYLEGHPLVSGTPAVRDRRFSTIPLVELTEGIRFPAAVERLARDLHGK; translated from the coding sequence ATGCGCCGCACCTTCGCCCTGATCATGGCCGCGCTGTTCCTGACCGGCTGCACTGCGGCCGAATCGCAGGCGGACGGCTTGCGCGTGGAGAACTGCGGCAGCGTCGAGACGTTCGCGCGCCCGCCGCAGCGCGTGGTGAGCCTCAACCAGCACGCCACGGAGATCCTGGTGGCGCTCGGGCTGGGCGACCGCCTCGTCGGCACCGCCTTCCCGGACGACCACGTGCCACCGCCGGAGGTCGCCGCCGGCTACGCCGACGTGCCGCTGCTGTCCGACCGCTACCCGTCCTACGAGCGCATCCTCGAAGCCGAGCCCGACCTGGTCGTCGGCGGCTACGCCAGCGCCTTCGACGAGGCCGAGGGCCGCGGCCGCGAGGCGTTCGCGAAGAACGGCATCAACACCCTGCTGCTGTCGGAGTCCTGCGCGAGCGAACCGGCCGGGATGGACGCGCTGCTGGCCGACATCTCGATGTTCGGCGAGGCGCTCGGCCTGCAGGACAACGCGCGGCAGCTCAACGCCGGCATCGAGGAGCGGGTCCGGGCGGTCGAGCAGCGGCTCCAGGGCGTGGCACCGGTCGACGTCTTCGTGTACGACTCCGGCGAGCAGACCGCGTTCACCCTGGGCGGCAACGGTGTCGGCAACGACGCGCTGACCAGGGCAGGCGCGCGCAACGTCTTCGGCGACGTGCCGAAGGTCTTCGAGGACGTCAGCTGGGAGCAGGTCGCCACGCGGGCCCCGGCGGCGATCGTGCTCGTCGACTACCTCGGTGCCCCGGTGCAGCACAAGCAGGCCTACCTCGAAGGGCACCCGCTGGTCTCGGGCACACCCGCGGTGCGCGACCGCCGGTTCAGCACCATCCCGCTTGTTGAGCTCACCGAGGGCATCAGGTTCCCGGCCGCCGTCGAACGCCTCGCGCGGGACCTCCACGGCAAATGA
- a CDS encoding superoxide dismutase, whose translation MAQYVLPELDYDYAALEPAIAGEINELHHSKHHATYVKGANDTIEKIAEAREKGDFSSIVGLETTLAFHLAGHSLHLVWWKILSPNGGDKPTGELAAAIDEDFGSFDAFRAQMEAVSGTIQGNGWGVLAWDPVGRRLVTQQLRDHHSNLSIATTPLLVFDIWEHAYYLQYRNVKADYIKQLWNVVDWDEVGKRFADARAGYNGLRLPTA comes from the coding sequence ATGGCGCAGTACGTGTTGCCGGAGTTGGATTACGACTACGCGGCGTTGGAGCCGGCGATCGCCGGTGAGATCAACGAGTTGCACCACAGCAAGCACCACGCGACCTACGTCAAGGGCGCCAACGACACGATCGAGAAGATCGCCGAGGCGCGGGAGAAGGGTGACTTCTCGTCGATCGTGGGGCTGGAGACCACGCTGGCGTTCCACCTGGCGGGGCACTCGCTGCACCTGGTGTGGTGGAAGATCCTCTCGCCCAACGGTGGGGACAAGCCGACCGGTGAGCTGGCGGCGGCGATCGATGAGGACTTCGGTTCCTTCGACGCGTTCCGGGCTCAGATGGAGGCGGTGTCGGGCACGATCCAGGGCAACGGCTGGGGTGTGCTGGCGTGGGATCCGGTGGGTCGGCGGCTGGTGACGCAGCAGTTGCGGGATCACCACTCGAACCTGTCGATCGCCACGACGCCGCTGCTGGTGTTCGACATCTGGGAGCACGCGTACTACCTGCAGTACCGCAACGTGAAGGCGGACTACATCAAGCAGTTGTGGAACGTGGTGGACTGGGACGAGGTCGGCAAGCGCTTCGCCGACGCCCGCGCCGGCTACAACGGCCTGCGCCTGCCCACCGCCTGA
- a CDS encoding MFS transporter: MVDQPGSRVGTDTGEGQVNRTQVSTSDTSAGMFRSLRERNYRYYASGQVVSLTGTWMQRAAQDWLVLELSGGSPAALGVAVALQFLPTLLLTLWAGVLADRFDKRRVLIATQTALGVCGLVLGLLDVSGIAVLWHVYVLCFVLGCFAAVDAPVRQSFVVEMVGPAQLTNAVALNSMTFNLARIVGPAIAGVLITAIGTGWVFLLNGASSAAVVAGLLLMDVAALHRAGRAPKERGQLRAGVRYVLGRPDLTVVMVLVFFVGTFGMNFENTFAVMARNVFHRDADGYGLLITMLAVGTLTGAALAARRSGRGGPRMRLLLLGAAVFGALEAGAALMPSYQLFAGALIPVGIAVMTFTTTANATVQLGVDPTMRGRVMGLYMLLFMGGKPLGGLASGWLAELLGPRWPILLGGLVSLVAALVGAGVLTFRRRGVACV, from the coding sequence GTGGTTGACCAACCCGGGTCACGCGTCGGAACGGATACCGGCGAAGGTCAGGTCAACCGCACTCAGGTGTCCACATCGGACACGAGCGCGGGCATGTTCCGCTCGCTGCGCGAGCGCAACTACCGCTACTACGCATCGGGCCAGGTCGTCTCGCTGACCGGCACCTGGATGCAGCGCGCCGCGCAGGACTGGCTGGTCCTGGAGCTCTCCGGCGGCAGTCCGGCCGCCCTCGGCGTGGCGGTCGCGCTCCAGTTCCTCCCGACGCTGCTGCTCACCCTGTGGGCGGGTGTGCTCGCCGACCGCTTCGACAAGCGGCGCGTGCTGATCGCCACCCAGACCGCCCTCGGCGTGTGCGGGCTCGTGCTCGGGTTGCTCGACGTCAGCGGCATCGCGGTGCTCTGGCACGTCTACGTGCTGTGCTTCGTGCTCGGCTGCTTCGCGGCCGTCGACGCGCCGGTGCGGCAGTCGTTCGTCGTCGAGATGGTCGGCCCCGCGCAGCTCACCAACGCCGTCGCGCTCAACTCGATGACCTTCAACCTGGCCCGCATCGTCGGACCGGCCATCGCCGGGGTGCTGATCACCGCGATCGGCACCGGCTGGGTCTTCCTGCTCAACGGCGCCAGCTCGGCCGCGGTGGTCGCCGGGTTGCTACTGATGGACGTCGCGGCGCTGCACCGCGCCGGTCGCGCGCCGAAGGAGCGCGGCCAGCTGCGCGCTGGCGTGCGGTACGTGCTCGGCCGGCCGGACCTGACCGTGGTCATGGTGCTGGTGTTCTTCGTCGGCACCTTCGGCATGAACTTCGAGAACACCTTCGCCGTGATGGCGCGCAACGTGTTCCACCGCGACGCCGACGGCTACGGACTGCTGATCACGATGCTGGCCGTGGGCACCTTGACCGGTGCGGCGCTGGCGGCGCGGCGCAGCGGTCGCGGAGGGCCGCGGATGCGGCTGCTGCTGTTGGGTGCCGCGGTGTTCGGCGCGCTGGAGGCCGGTGCGGCGCTGATGCCGAGCTACCAGCTGTTCGCGGGGGCGCTGATCCCGGTCGGGATCGCGGTCATGACCTTCACGACGACCGCGAACGCGACCGTGCAGCTGGGCGTGGACCCGACCATGCGCGGTCGCGTGATGGGCCTCTACATGCTGTTGTTCATGGGCGGCAAGCCGCTGGGCGGACTGGCCTCCGGGTGGCTGGCCGAGCTGCTGGGGCCGCGCTGGCCGATCCTGCTCGGCGGGCTGGTGTCGTTGGTCGCGGCGCTGGTCGGAGCCGGAGTGCTGACTTTCCGGCGCCGGGGGGTTGCGTGCGTCTGA
- a CDS encoding MarR family winged helix-turn-helix transcriptional regulator: MSDIAERERTLASRLRLAVVRLNRRLRAQSGDSKITLSQLSALSCLHKAGALTPGELAAREGVQPPSMTRVIAALEDAGLVVRRAHPTDGRQAIVEVTDAGRARIEEEVSARERWLDQQLVDLTDEERAVLFRAAEIIDRLAGR, encoded by the coding sequence GTGTCCGATATTGCGGAACGCGAGCGCACCCTGGCGAGTCGGCTGCGGCTCGCAGTGGTTCGCCTGAACCGCCGCCTGCGCGCGCAGAGCGGCGATTCGAAGATCACGCTCTCCCAGCTCTCCGCGCTGTCCTGCCTGCACAAGGCGGGAGCGCTGACGCCGGGCGAGCTTGCCGCGCGGGAAGGCGTCCAGCCGCCGTCGATGACCAGGGTGATCGCGGCCCTGGAAGACGCCGGTCTGGTCGTCCGCCGCGCCCACCCGACCGACGGCCGCCAGGCCATCGTCGAGGTGACCGACGCGGGGCGGGCCCGCATCGAGGAAGAGGTCTCCGCTCGCGAGCGCTGGCTGGACCAGCAGCTGGTGGACCTCACCGACGAGGAGCGCGCGGTGCTGTTCCGGGCCGCGGAGATCATCGACCGGCTGGCGGGCCGATGA
- a CDS encoding NCS2 family permease, producing the protein MVDETKSKKSLLDQYFKITERGSSISREVRGGIVTFVAVAYIIVLNPLILGSYSADDAGAKRDVLGNILPVSQVAAATALVAGVMTILFGLIANYPFAIAAGLGINTLLAVTIAPQVTWPEAMGLVVIDGVVILILVATGFRTAVFNAVPPELKAAIAVGVGVFISFVGLVDAGFVRRLPDEANTTVPVGLGIEGSIASWPTAVFVFGLVLTSVLVARKVRGGILISVAVTTVLSIIIESVFHAGPSKGTNPYGWNLGYPAVPEQIAGLPDLSLVGDISFGAWTRLPALAAALLVFTLVLANFFDAMGTMTGLGKEAGLADKDGNLPGIGKALAVEGVGAVAGGVGSASSNTVFVESASGIAEGARTGLANVVTGLLFLAAMFFTPLYQVIPVEAAAPALIVVGAMMIGQIKQIDLSDFSIALPAFLTIVVMPFTYSIANGIGAGFVSYVLLRVFTGKIRTIHPLMWVVAAAFVLYFAAAPISAVFGI; encoded by the coding sequence ATGGTGGACGAGACCAAGAGCAAGAAATCATTGCTGGACCAGTACTTCAAGATCACCGAGCGTGGTTCCAGCATCTCCCGCGAGGTGCGCGGTGGCATCGTCACCTTCGTCGCGGTCGCCTACATCATCGTGCTGAACCCGCTGATCCTGGGCAGCTACTCCGCCGACGACGCCGGCGCCAAGCGCGACGTGCTGGGCAACATCCTGCCCGTGTCGCAGGTCGCCGCGGCGACCGCGCTGGTCGCGGGCGTGATGACCATCCTGTTCGGTCTCATCGCCAACTACCCGTTCGCGATCGCCGCCGGGCTCGGCATCAACACGCTGCTGGCCGTGACCATCGCGCCGCAGGTGACCTGGCCGGAAGCGATGGGCCTGGTGGTCATCGACGGCGTCGTCATCCTGATCCTGGTCGCCACCGGATTCCGGACCGCCGTGTTCAACGCGGTGCCACCCGAGCTGAAGGCCGCCATCGCGGTCGGCGTCGGCGTGTTCATCTCCTTCGTCGGCCTGGTCGACGCCGGGTTCGTGCGGCGGCTGCCGGACGAGGCCAACACCACCGTGCCGGTGGGGCTGGGCATCGAGGGCTCGATCGCCTCGTGGCCGACCGCGGTGTTCGTCTTCGGCCTGGTGCTGACCTCGGTGCTGGTGGCGCGCAAGGTGCGCGGCGGAATCCTGATCAGCGTCGCGGTCACCACGGTGCTGTCGATCATCATCGAGTCGGTGTTCCACGCCGGGCCGTCCAAGGGCACCAACCCCTACGGCTGGAACCTGGGCTACCCGGCGGTGCCGGAGCAGATCGCCGGGCTGCCGGACCTGTCGCTGGTCGGCGACATCTCCTTCGGCGCCTGGACCCGGCTGCCGGCGCTGGCCGCCGCGCTGCTGGTGTTCACGCTGGTGCTGGCGAACTTCTTCGACGCCATGGGCACCATGACCGGGCTGGGCAAGGAGGCCGGGCTGGCCGACAAGGACGGCAACCTGCCGGGCATCGGCAAGGCGCTGGCCGTCGAGGGCGTCGGCGCGGTCGCCGGTGGTGTCGGCTCGGCCAGCTCGAACACCGTGTTCGTGGAGTCGGCGTCGGGCATCGCGGAGGGCGCGCGGACCGGGCTGGCGAACGTGGTCACCGGCCTGCTGTTCCTGGCGGCGATGTTCTTCACCCCGCTCTACCAGGTCATCCCGGTGGAGGCGGCGGCTCCGGCGCTGATCGTGGTCGGGGCGATGATGATCGGCCAGATCAAGCAGATCGACCTCTCGGACTTCAGCATCGCGCTGCCCGCCTTCCTGACGATCGTGGTCATGCCGTTCACCTACTCGATCGCCAACGGCATCGGCGCGGGCTTCGTCAGCTACGTGCTGCTGCGGGTGTTCACCGGCAAGATCCGCACCATCCACCCGCTGATGTGGGTGGTGGCGGCGGCCTTCGTGCTGTACTTCGCGGCCGCGCCGATCAGCGCCGTCTTCGGCATCTGA
- a CDS encoding DUF2530 domain-containing protein: MAQDSEPTPTAAGHRPVPHLPRRLADPTPVVLTGTALWLVGTVAFALSGNLHIEFWTCVAGVTLGVIGYGVFRWQRSAARRGSRGAWQGLSGLDD; encoded by the coding sequence GTGGCACAGGACAGCGAACCCACCCCCACCGCAGCAGGTCACCGACCTGTTCCCCACCTGCCCCGCAGGCTGGCGGACCCGACGCCGGTGGTGCTCACCGGCACCGCGCTGTGGCTCGTCGGAACGGTGGCGTTCGCGCTGAGCGGCAACCTGCACATCGAGTTCTGGACCTGCGTAGCCGGCGTGACACTCGGTGTCATCGGCTACGGAGTGTTCCGCTGGCAGCGCTCGGCCGCCCGCCGAGGTTCCCGAGGAGCCTGGCAGGGCCTTTCCGGCCTCGACGACTGA
- a CDS encoding ESX secretion-associated protein EspG: protein MPKLDVDRLEYAILAERAGLTRIPMVAAYSHYGTQVQDIPREFNAAEQRVRDRGLVNPSGVNDRVMELLGIYAHASVEYDLRFSSQKGAELRAAVTKASKTAVRTVVSGDRIILEPVHPNDLIPSLISVLPEHQPAKIRPPLSIDLQDVRAAMAEASRQGEDPRAIEQALRARGVNPANFRKMTQLLEGPRLGLGEVGVTIWDDRGKEHRGDQTIRIIDLQLGRTAVYNSSNQRMFAGADLSTFTRVLGELATHTRRAAAEAARW, encoded by the coding sequence GTGCCCAAGCTCGACGTCGACCGACTCGAATACGCAATCCTGGCCGAACGCGCCGGCCTCACTCGCATCCCGATGGTCGCCGCGTACAGCCACTACGGGACGCAGGTCCAGGACATACCGCGCGAGTTCAACGCCGCCGAGCAGCGCGTCCGCGACCGCGGCCTGGTCAACCCGAGCGGCGTGAACGACCGGGTCATGGAGCTGCTGGGCATCTACGCGCACGCCAGCGTCGAGTACGACCTCCGCTTCTCCTCGCAGAAGGGCGCCGAGCTCCGCGCGGCGGTGACGAAGGCCAGCAAGACCGCAGTGCGCACCGTCGTCAGCGGCGACCGGATCATCCTGGAACCGGTCCACCCGAACGACCTGATCCCGTCGCTGATCTCGGTGCTCCCCGAGCACCAGCCGGCCAAGATCCGCCCGCCGCTGTCGATCGACCTGCAGGACGTGCGCGCGGCCATGGCCGAAGCGAGCCGCCAGGGCGAGGACCCGCGAGCGATCGAGCAGGCCCTGCGGGCGCGCGGCGTGAACCCGGCGAACTTCCGCAAGATGACCCAACTTCTCGAAGGTCCGCGGCTGGGCCTCGGCGAAGTCGGCGTGACGATCTGGGATGACCGGGGCAAGGAGCACCGCGGCGACCAGACGATCCGGATCATCGACCTGCAGCTCGGGCGGACGGCGGTCTACAACAGCAGCAACCAGCGGATGTTCGCGGGCGCGGACCTGAGCACGTTCACCCGCGTCCTCGGCGAGCTGGCGACGCACACCCGCCGGGCAGCGGCAGAAGCAGCCCGGTGGTGA
- a CDS encoding DUF3558 domain-containing protein, giving the protein MQRRASITAVSLLAVLGISACSPGEPTPPPSSAAETPSDTASSVPKVENPKNLKAVTNACDLLTPEQISQLGGGGQPEEDTSAYGETQCYWSGDAFAVGVAVNTTSGGPAKIHEAGSSRDNFEPTTVDGYPGARVDKQDILCRIELGVADDQSVEINYTKHSGGSPEMDDSCGFAEKIASETLKNIPDA; this is encoded by the coding sequence GTGCAACGCCGCGCCAGCATCACCGCTGTTTCTCTTCTGGCAGTTCTGGGCATTTCGGCCTGTTCGCCGGGTGAGCCGACTCCGCCCCCGAGCTCTGCTGCCGAAACACCGTCGGACACGGCATCGTCGGTGCCGAAGGTGGAGAACCCCAAGAACCTCAAGGCCGTCACCAACGCCTGCGATCTGCTCACTCCTGAGCAGATTTCTCAGCTGGGCGGCGGCGGCCAGCCTGAAGAGGACACATCGGCGTACGGCGAGACGCAGTGCTACTGGTCTGGTGACGCGTTCGCAGTGGGTGTGGCGGTCAACACCACCTCTGGTGGCCCGGCCAAGATCCACGAAGCCGGCAGCTCCCGCGACAACTTCGAGCCGACGACCGTCGACGGCTACCCAGGAGCCCGGGTCGACAAGCAGGACATCCTCTGCCGCATCGAGCTGGGCGTCGCTGACGACCAATCCGTCGAGATCAACTACACCAAGCACAGCGGTGGATCTCCGGAAATGGACGACTCGTGCGGCTTCGCCGAGAAGATCGCCAGCGAGACCCTGAAGAACATCCCGGACGCCTGA
- a CDS encoding PPE domain-containing protein, giving the protein MQQVGFNHPQKYQQIHGGSGTSSLVSSVQGWKKGIAADFEEVGRLLDEANAKAGVAWSGQAAEEHGSSLKPMTQFVQDAKLVSESVGDSAEQQVQNYSQVKHSMPEPVKVDATDNLLEKGGAWLVGGETDLQKQEREATEKAQEAKQHYDNYNQSAQNVSQSLAPYPKAPEMALDQGSGSYGTNPTVGSMPNASGIPGGSGYSGSTGGGGTGSTGGGFGSGSGGNELPGGGYTSTPNGSSSQWTSPTPGGTGVPNLPGPTTPGGPNPNGPGLGLGMMPPTGPGGGGGGTGTGRGMGGPGGAGGRGLGGLGGGSGSGGPGAGGRAGAGGLGAGGAGGASGSGAAGGRGGAGGMGAGAAGRGQGKEGEEDMEHENKYWVDTDEAWDDLGLPKVAPPVFGE; this is encoded by the coding sequence ATGCAGCAGGTGGGCTTCAACCACCCGCAGAAGTACCAGCAGATCCACGGGGGCTCTGGTACTTCGTCGTTGGTTTCTTCGGTGCAGGGCTGGAAGAAGGGCATCGCTGCAGACTTCGAGGAAGTCGGACGTCTCCTTGACGAAGCGAACGCCAAGGCAGGCGTTGCCTGGAGCGGTCAGGCCGCCGAGGAACACGGCAGCTCCCTCAAGCCGATGACCCAGTTCGTCCAAGACGCCAAGCTGGTCTCGGAGTCGGTCGGCGACTCCGCTGAGCAGCAGGTCCAGAACTACAGCCAGGTCAAGCACAGCATGCCGGAGCCGGTGAAGGTCGACGCGACCGACAACCTGCTCGAAAAGGGCGGCGCCTGGCTCGTCGGCGGCGAGACCGACCTGCAGAAGCAGGAGCGGGAGGCCACCGAGAAGGCCCAGGAAGCCAAGCAGCACTACGACAACTACAACCAGAGCGCGCAGAACGTCTCGCAGAGCCTGGCGCCCTACCCGAAGGCGCCGGAGATGGCGCTCGACCAGGGCTCCGGCAGCTACGGCACGAACCCGACCGTGGGGAGCATGCCGAACGCCTCCGGGATTCCCGGTGGCAGCGGCTACAGCGGCAGCACCGGTGGTGGCGGCACTGGCTCCACCGGCGGCGGTTTCGGTTCCGGCAGCGGCGGGAACGAGCTGCCTGGTGGTGGGTACACCTCCACGCCGAACGGCAGCTCCTCGCAGTGGACTTCGCCGACGCCGGGCGGCACCGGTGTGCCGAACCTGCCCGGCCCGACGACTCCTGGCGGCCCCAACCCCAACGGCCCCGGTCTCGGCCTGGGCATGATGCCTCCGACCGGTCCGGGCGGCGGCGGTGGCGGTACCGGCACCGGTCGCGGCATGGGTGGCCCTGGCGGTGCGGGCGGCCGTGGCCTCGGCGGACTCGGCGGCGGTAGTGGTTCCGGTGGTCCGGGCGCTGGTGGTCGTGCTGGTGCTGGCGGCTTGGGTGCCGGTGGTGCTGGCGGTGCCTCTGGTAGCGGCGCTGCTGGTGGTCGTGGTGGCGCGGGCGGCATGGGCGCCGGTGCGGCCGGCCGCGGCCAGGGCAAGGAGGGCGAGGAAGACATGGAGCACGAGAACAAGTACTGGGTCGACACCGACGAGGCCTGGGACGACCTGGGCCTGCCCAAGGTCGCCCCGCCGGTCTTCGGCGAGTGA